In Streptosporangium album, the following are encoded in one genomic region:
- a CDS encoding helix-turn-helix transcriptional regulator yields the protein MSEKEDRKLVTKEVAELAGMKPPSWRARVARGDAPKPDGHHDQRTPWWLESTVLEFIAGRKPPGRPRKGSSGS from the coding sequence ATGTCAGAGAAGGAAGACCGGAAGCTCGTGACCAAGGAAGTCGCCGAGCTGGCCGGCATGAAGCCGCCATCATGGCGCGCTCGGGTGGCGCGCGGTGATGCGCCCAAGCCTGACGGGCACCACGATCAGCGCACGCCGTGGTGGTTGGAGTCGACGGTGCTGGAGTTCATCGCGGGCCGCAAGCCTCCGGGCAGGCCGCGTAAGGGCAGCTCAGGGAGCTAA